TTCCGTCAGCAGCAGATTGGTGCGGCCCGACCCCGGCGGAACTCCGCCGACGATCACCACGGCATCTCCCGCCTTGGCAAACTTCAACCGCGCGGCTTCGATGAGTGCGCTATGAATGCGCGCGTCGAGCGAATCTCCCAGCGGTCCGAAACAGGGATGAACGCCACGGTAGAGCGTGAGCCCTCCCAGCACTTCGGGCACATCGGACACCACCACAATCGGAGCGCGCGGGCGGAAACGGGCCACCGCGCGCGCGGCGTTGCCGCTGCGTGTGGCGCAGACGATCACCGTGGCGCCGACATCTTTGGCCAGTATCGCCGCGGTGTGCGCCAGCGCGGTCTCTTCCTTGTGGACCCGGTGCAGCACGGGCGGATCGTCAGTGCCCATGGTCTCGGCCTCGCACGCTACCTTGGCTACGGTTTCCACGGCCTGCACCGCAAAGTCACCGATGGCGGTCTCTTCCGAGAGCATCAAGGCATCCGCTCCGCCGGCCACCGCATAGGCAATGTCGGTGACCTCCGCGCGCGTGGGGCGCGGATTGTGAATCATGGACGTCAAGATCTGCGTGGCCACGATCACGGGTTTGCCATGGGCGCGCGCCGCCCGCACGATGCGATCCTGAATGACGGGCACTTTTTCGAATTCCACTTCAATGCCCAGATCACCGCGCGCCACCATCACGCCGTCGAAGGCGATGACGATTTCTTCAATCCGGTCCAGTGCCTGCCGCCGCTCCAGTTTGGCCAGCACTTTGCGCCGCACCCCTTTGCGCGCCATGAGATCGCGGATCGGCGCGGCATCCTCCGGCGCGCCGACAAAACTCAAACCGATCCAGTCCGCTCCGGCATCCAGCGCGCACTCGGTGTCGAGCAGATCTTTCTCCCCGACCGTGGGCAGCGGCTTGCGCAGATTGGGAAGATTGATCCCCTTAAAACTGACCACCGGGCCGCCCACTTGAACGACGGCTTCCACGGAGCCGTTCTGGCAGGACACCGCCAGCAGGCGGCGCGTGCCGTCGGCAATATAAATCGGATCGCCGGGATGGACATACTCGTCGAAGTGCGATAACTGCACGGGCCAGACGCACTCGCCGGCTTCCAGACCGCAGAAGGTGACGTGCTCGCCTTCGACGAGCACCGCGGCGTCGCCGGGGAGTTTCCCGAGACGGATCTTGGGGCCGGAAATGTCGGCGAGGATGCCAACGGGCCGCCCCGCATGCTGCGCGAGTTCCTTGACTTTTCGCATCCGTGCCGCGTGGGCTTCGCGCGTGCCGTGGGCGAAATTGAAGCGGAACAGGTTTACGCCCGCGGCAATCAGCGCGGACAGACTCTCATCGGAAACAGAAGCCGGGCCGACGGTGGCGATAATCTTTACGGCGCGTGGTGACAAAAGCAAATCTCCCGACAATCGCGGTTAATCCAACTGAATTTCCGTGCCCTCGCTGCGGGCAACATACATGGCGGCGGTGATGTCGCCGGTGACGTTCAGCACCGTGCGGGACATATCCAGAATGCGGTCCACGCCGAAGATCACGCCAATGGCTTCCCCCGGAACGCCGACGGATTGCAACACCAGCACAATCACTGGCAGCGATCCGCCGGGAACGCCCGCCGTGCCGATTCCCGCCAGCACCGCGGCCAGCACCACCATCACCTGCTGGGACACGGTCAGGTCCACACCGAAAAACTGCGCGAGGAAGATCACGGTGACGCCCTCATAGAGCGCGGTGCCGTTCTGATTGGCCGTGCTGCCCAGCGTCAGCACAAAACGGCTGATGCGGCCCGGCACGTGCAGCTTCTCTTCGGTCACGCGCAGCGCGGTGGGCAGCGTGACGTTGCTCGAACTGGTGGAAAAGGCGGTGATGATCACCTCTTCGATCCGCGTGAAAAATTTCCACGGGCTGACGCGCGCGCCGTACTTCAGCAGCACGGAGTAGACCACGAACATCTGAATCGCCAGGCCCGCCAGCACCACCAGCACGAACTTGCCCAGCAGCAGCACCACGTTGACGCCGAGCCGCGCGGTGACGGCGAACACCAGCGCCGCCACGCCGATGGGCGCAAGCTTCATGGCGATGTCGATAATCTTCATCACCACATCATAGAGCCCTTGCAGCCACTGCTCGAAGACCACGGTGCGTTCGCTGCGGACCAGCGCCAGCGCAATGCCCACGAACAGCGAAAAGAACATCAGCGCCAGAATGCCGCCGCCGCGATAGTTCTCATCGAACGCGCCCACGGCATCGGCCAGCGGATTCTTGGGAATAATATCCAGCAGCATTTGCACCGGCGTCTTGGCCGCCTGCGCGTTCTCCACGGTTTTGCTCACTGTGGAGGTGCTGATGGTGCTCATCAGCGATTGCCGCTGGGCATCGGTCAGGCCCTTGCCCGGCTGCACGGTATTCACCAGCACCAGGCCGATAACCACCGAAAGCGTGGTGGCAATGAGCGTATAGGCAAAGGTCTTGGCGCCGATGCGGCCAAGCTGCCGCACGTCGCCCAGTTCGGCGACTCCGAGCGCGAGCGCGGAGAAGATCAGCGGAATGACCGCCATGAAAATGATGCGCAGGAACACCTGCCCGAGCGGGGAGATGACATTGCGCAGCAGCCAATCCAGTTCCGGATAATCGTCGAAGAAGAAATTGGCTGCAAGGCCAAGAGATACGCCGACGGCCAGGCCGATGAAAATTTTCG
This genomic stretch from bacterium harbors:
- the pyk gene encoding pyruvate kinase, translated to MSPRAVKIIATVGPASVSDESLSALIAAGVNLFRFNFAHGTREAHAARMRKVKELAQHAGRPVGILADISGPKIRLGKLPGDAAVLVEGEHVTFCGLEAGECVWPVQLSHFDEYVHPGDPIYIADGTRRLLAVSCQNGSVEAVVQVGGPVVSFKGINLPNLRKPLPTVGEKDLLDTECALDAGADWIGLSFVGAPEDAAPIRDLMARKGVRRKVLAKLERRQALDRIEEIVIAFDGVMVARGDLGIEVEFEKVPVIQDRIVRAARAHGKPVIVATQILTSMIHNPRPTRAEVTDIAYAVAGGADALMLSEETAIGDFAVQAVETVAKVACEAETMGTDDPPVLHRVHKEETALAHTAAILAKDVGATVIVCATRSGNAARAVARFRPRAPIVVVSDVPEVLGGLTLYRGVHPCFGPLGDSLDARIHSALIEAARLKFAKAGDAVVIVGGVPPGSGRTNLLLTEAMPEI
- a CDS encoding dicarboxylate/amino acid:cation symporter — its product is MPKAPLAQHTKIFIGLAVGVSLGLAANFFFDDYPELDWLLRNVISPLGQVFLRIIFMAVIPLIFSALALGVAELGDVRQLGRIGAKTFAYTLIATTLSVVIGLVLVNTVQPGKGLTDAQRQSLMSTISTSTVSKTVENAQAAKTPVQMLLDIIPKNPLADAVGAFDENYRGGGILALMFFSLFVGIALALVRSERTVVFEQWLQGLYDVVMKIIDIAMKLAPIGVAALVFAVTARLGVNVVLLLGKFVLVVLAGLAIQMFVVYSVLLKYGARVSPWKFFTRIEEVIITAFSTSSSNVTLPTALRVTEEKLHVPGRISRFVLTLGSTANQNGTALYEGVTVIFLAQFFGVDLTVSQQVMVVLAAVLAGIGTAGVPGGSLPVIVLVLQSVGVPGEAIGVIFGVDRILDMSRTVLNVTGDITAAMYVARSEGTEIQLD